Proteins co-encoded in one Nitrospiria bacterium genomic window:
- a CDS encoding cob(I)yrinic acid a,c-diamide adenosyltransferase produces MMRITRVYTRTGDKGKTRLAGGQMISKDHLRIEVYGTVDELNSAVGVVRAFNRPRMKRLSQARKLETELHRIQNRLFDIGGLLATLPRDQKRFRNMPKITSDEVSHLEKLMDACQRELKPLEEFILPAGDPVTAFLHLARTICRRAERLCVRLDAREGVAPTILQYLNRLSDAFFVLARWIGRAGGERETLWERPSASKG; encoded by the coding sequence ATGATGAGAATCACACGGGTCTACACGCGGACCGGCGATAAGGGGAAAACACGTTTGGCCGGGGGACAGATGATCTCTAAGGATCATCTGCGCATCGAAGTTTATGGGACCGTGGATGAACTGAACTCCGCCGTCGGCGTCGTGCGGGCCTTCAACCGGCCGCGGATGAAGCGGCTTTCCCAGGCCCGGAAGCTTGAGACCGAACTCCACCGTATTCAAAACCGCCTCTTCGATATCGGAGGGCTGCTCGCGACACTGCCCCGGGATCAAAAGCGGTTCCGGAACATGCCCAAGATAACGTCCGACGAAGTGAGCCATCTCGAGAAGTTGATGGACGCCTGTCAGAGGGAACTAAAACCGCTGGAAGAGTTTATCTTGCCGGCCGGTGATCCGGTCACGGCTTTTCTTCATCTGGCCCGGACGATCTGTCGTCGGGCCGAGCGGCTCTGCGTTCGGCTGGATGCCCGTGAAGGGGTGGCTCCGACGATCCTTCAATATCTGAATCGTTTGAGCGACGCCTTTTTTGTGCTGGCCCGTTGGATCGGCCGGGCGGGGGGGGAACGGGAGACGCTCTGGGAGCGCCCTTCCGCATCGAAAGGGTGA
- a CDS encoding DNA gyrase inhibitor YacG has translation MKLPCPICHKSVEWRSNAFRPFCSERCRMTDLGNWALEKYRIKTENKADEQSDQPAPSDTADAEIHHRQKS, from the coding sequence ATGAAACTCCCATGCCCGATCTGCCATAAATCGGTGGAATGGAGAAGCAATGCGTTTCGACCGTTTTGTTCCGAGCGCTGCCGAATGACCGATCTGGGAAACTGGGCGCTTGAAAAGTATCGGATCAAGACCGAAAACAAAGCCGACGAACAGTCCGACCAACCCGCGCCGTCCGATACCGCCGATGCCGAAATTCATCACCGTCAAAAAAGCTGA